The following proteins are co-located in the Planctomycetia bacterium genome:
- the rpsO gene encoding 30S ribosomal protein S15, whose protein sequence is MITKERKQEVIGGYKRGDNDTGSPEIQIAILTTRIGELTGHLKSHSKDYASRRGLLMMVSRRRRLLDYLKRVSPERYLEIIRRLEIRK, encoded by the coding sequence ATGATTACCAAAGAGCGAAAACAGGAAGTCATCGGGGGCTACAAGCGCGGCGATAATGACACCGGCTCCCCGGAGATTCAAATCGCCATTCTGACGACCAGGATCGGTGAATTGACCGGTCACCTGAAGTCGCACAGCAAGGACTACGCCAGCCGGCGCGGTCTCTTGATGATGGTCAGTCGGCGACGCCGGTTGCTGGATTACCTGAAGCGGGTGAGTCCAGAGCGCTACTTGGAAATCATTCGTCGCTTGGAAATTCGCAAGTAG